Within the Pseudomonadota bacterium genome, the region TGCCGTTGAAAGCAACTGCCTGTAGCACTCCAGTTTTTCGTGATTCATACGACCTCCTTTTGGTTCGGTTTTCGTTTCGGGCTCTCAATCGGGCGGGAGCCCGAAACGAAAACCGAACCTTTGGAGGTGTTTATGTTGCACGAAAAACTGGAGTGCTACCGCAGGGCAGTGAGGCTGGCAGAGGAGTTAAGCAAGGGGGGTGCCAGGTGGCCCAAGGGCCTGGGATACTTGTTGGATCAGCAGCGAAGGGCGATGGCCTCTGTGGTTCTCAACACGGCCGAAGGAAACGCCCGGAGGAGTCATGCCGAGCGGCGCCGGTTTTTCGA harbors:
- a CDS encoding four helix bundle protein, encoding MLHEKLECYRRAVRLAEELSKGGARWPKGLGYLLDQQRRAMASVVLNTAEGNARRSHAERRRFFEIARASASEVAACVDLMFAFGLIREERALSLKSRLSEVSKMLWGLMRWL